From the genome of Papaver somniferum cultivar HN1 chromosome 2, ASM357369v1, whole genome shotgun sequence, one region includes:
- the LOC113353389 gene encoding heat stress transcription factor A-2-like — MEGVTVKQEEDIVTIVGDGSSSICSLNSASPPPTASSSSMVVLPMEGLHEIGPPPFLTKTYDMVEDPDTNSIVSWSKARNSFVVWDSHDFSTTLLPKYFKHSNFSSFIRQLNTYGFRKVDSEKWEFANEWFLGGQKHLLKNIKRRRHISKNTQQGGGGGTDGCVEYAGGLGLESEVDTLRKERSYLMVEILNLREKQKRSLDELVSIQERLQGTERKQQLTMSFLAKAFKNPAFVQQLIEMSEKKKELTGGVAKKRRLPPSGSIENFQNELVSAAMDTVENGPSVVFQNQKMDSSTLNANSGDIDDKYWNELLIDDFMGANKAEHVVGGHSPLEIDAEVEDFWCKGVHGLVEEMAYLGSTA; from the exons ACAATAGTTGGTGATGGTAGTAGCAGTATATGTTCATTGAATTCAgcttcaccaccaccaacagcatcttcttcttctatggtGGTACTGCCAATGGAAGGATTACATGAAATTGGTCCACCGCCATTTTTGACAAAAACTTATGATATGGTTGAAGATCCAGATACTAATTCAATTGTTTCATGGAGTAAAGCTCGTAATAGTTTTGTTGTTTGGGATTCTCATGATTTCTCAACTACTCTTCTTCCCAAGTACTTCAAACACAGTAATTTCTCTAGTTTCATTCGCCAACTCAACACTTAT GGTTTTCGAAAGGTTGATTCAGAGAAGTGGGAATTTGCAAATGAATGGTTTCTAGGAGGGCAGAAGCACCTACTGAAGAATATTAAGAGGAGGAGACATATTTCGAAGAACACGCAacaaggaggtggtggtggtactgATGGTTGTGTTGAGTATGCAGGAGGACTTGGCTTAGAGAGTGAAGTGGATACATTACGCAAAGAAAGAAGCTATCtaatggttgaaattctgaatCTTAGAGAAAAGCAAAAGCGTTCGCTGGACGAATTAGTGTCTATTCAAGAAAGGTTGCAGGGGACAGAAAGAAAGCAGCAACTGACAATGTCGTTTTTGGCCAAAGCTTTTAAGAATCCTGCTTTTGTCCAACAATTGATTGAAATgagtgagaagaagaaagaattgacTGGTGGAGTTGCTAAGAAGAGAAGACTGCCACCCTCTGGAAGCATCGAGAATTTTCAGAATGAACTAGTTTCGGCTGCGATGGATACTGTTGAGAACGGACCTAGTGTGGTTTTTCAAAATCAGAAGATGGATTCAAGCACATTGAATGCAAACTCCGGTGACATAGATGATAAGTATTGGAATGAATTGCTGATTGATGATTTCATGGGTGCTAACAAAGCTGAACATGTTGTTGGTGGACATTCTCCTTTGGAAATAGATGCTGAGGTTGAAGATTTTTGGTGTAAAGGTGTGCATGGCTTAGTGGAGGAAATGGCCTATCTTGGTTCGACGGCATGA